In Gouania willdenowi chromosome 15, fGouWil2.1, whole genome shotgun sequence, one DNA window encodes the following:
- the gtpbp2a gene encoding GTP-binding protein 2 isoform X2 produces the protein MKWRLQEGRGEAVYQIGVEDNGMLVGLSEEDMRASLKTLHRLAEKIGADIAVLREQEVNYDSEDLRKIVEVLIRKVPDDQQFLDLRVAVLGNVDSGKSTLLGVLTQGELDNGRGRARLNLFRHLHEIQTGRTSSISFEILGFNSQGEVVNYSESRTAEEICETASKMITFIDLAGHHKYLKTTIFGLTSYCPDFAMLVVSANTGIAGTTREHLGLAMALKVPIFIVISKVDLCTRATVERTVRQLERVLKQPGCNKVPMVVSSKNDAVMGAQQFVQSPNITPIFTLSSVSGDSLDLLKVFFNILPPLSNSKEQEELMQQLIEFQVDEIYSVPEVGTVVGGTLYSGICREGDHLVVGPTDLGHFHKLTVGSIQRNRSGCRVLKAGQAATLALGNFDRSLLRKGMVMVSPEMDPAICWMFEAEIVLLFHAKTFHKGFQVTVHIGNVRQTATVEAVYGKAELRTGEKAIVLFKFIKHPEYLKMGAKVLFRQGVTKGIGHITKLQPIAQYELSQRETDEA, from the exons ATGAAATGGCGACTGCAGGAAGGTCGAGGTGAAGCCGTTTACCAAATAGGCGTTGAGGATAACGGGATGCTGGTAGGATTATCAGAGGAGGACATGAGGGCGTCACTAAAGACACTGCACAGGCTTGCAGAgaa AATTGGAGCTGACATTGCGGTCCTCAGAGAGCAGGAGGTGAACTATGACTCGGAGGATCTTCGCAAGATTGTAGAAGTTCTTATTCGCAAAGTACCTGACGACCAACAG tttCTGGACTTGCGAGTGGCAGTTTTAGGCAACGTAGACTCTGGAAAGTCCACCTTGCTGGGAGTTCTGACGCAGGGTGAGCTGGACAATGGACGGGGAAGAGCCAGACTTAATCTGTTTCGCCATCTACACGAGATTCAGACTGGACGCACCTCCAGCATCAGCTTTGAGATTCTGGGTTTTAACAGCCAAGGCGAG GTTGTGAATTACAGCGAGTCTCGAACAGCTGAGGAAATTTGTGAGACTGCCTCAAAAATGATCACATTCATCGACCTGGCAGGTCACCACAAATACCTGAAAACCACCATTTTTGGCCTCACCAGTTACTGTCCAGATTTTGCGATGCTGGTTGTCAGTGCAAACACTGGCATTG CTGGTACAACACGAGAGCATCTTGGCCTAGCGATGGCGCTAAAGGTTCCCATTTTCATCGTCATCAGTAAAGTGGACCTGTGCACGAGAGCCACCGTGGAGCGCACGGTGCGGCAGCTGGAGCGTGTCCTCAAACAGCCAGGCTGCAACAAGGTGCCCATGGTGGTGAGCAGCAAAAACGATGCTGTCATGGGCGCGCAGCAGTTTGTTCAGTCACCCAA CATCACACCCATCTTCACCTTGTCCAGTGTGTCTGGAGATAGTTTAGATCTTCTCAAGGTCTTCTTCAACATCCTCCCTCCTCTGAGCAACAGCAAAGAACAAGAGGAACTCATGCAGCAGCTTATTGAGTTTCAG GTTGATGAAATCTACTCCGTTCCAGAGGTGGGGACAGTTGTAGGAGGGACTCTGTACAG TGGTATCTGCCGTGAGGGTGATCATCTAGTGGTAGGGCCCACAGACTTGGGTCATTTCCACAAACTGACCGTGGGCAGTATACAAAGGAACCGCTCTGGATGCAGGGTACTCAAGGCAGGTCAGGCTGCTACGCTAGCGCTGGGCAACTTTGACCGGTCGCTGCTACGCAAG GGCATGGTGATGGTGAGCCCAGAGATGGACCCAGCCATCTGCTGGATGTTTGAAGCTGAAATTGTGCTACTTTTTCACGCCAAGACTTTTCATAAAGGCTTTCAGGTGACCGTGCACATCGGCAACGTGAGACAGACGGCCACTGTGGAAGCTGTGTATGGAAAG GCAGAGCTGCGCACTGGTGAAAAAGCAATCGTTCTCTTCAAGTTCATCAAGCACCCAGAATATCTGAAGATGGGTGCTAAGGTGCTTTTTAGACAGGGTGTCACTAAAGGTATCGGCCACATCACTAAACTGCAGCCCATCGCTCAGTATGAGCTATCCCAAAGAGAGACTGATGAAGCATGA